The window TCACGGTCCTTGGGTGCCTCTTCTCCGCCTCCTGGCTCGGCTACCTCGTTTTCCTCGAGCTGTCCACCGCCGCCCTGTTCTTCCTCACGGCCCGGAAGGAGCCCCGGACGGCCTTCCGGTACCTCACGGCCCAGCTTGCGGGGGCGGCCCTTCTTCTGGGAGGGATCGCCGGCGCGGGGGGCGGCCTTGCCTTCGGCCCGGTGGAAGGGGATGTCCGCCTTCTGTTCATCCTGGGCCTGGGTGTGAAGACGGCGCTGCCGGGTCTGCACTTCTGGCTTCCGGAGACCCACGGGAGGGCGCCTGCGCCTGTGAGCGCCCTGCTGTCGGGGGTGGCGGTGAAGACGGGAGCCTTCGGCATCCTGACGGCCCTCGGCGGCGTGCCGTCCCCGGGCCTCGTGGCCGCCGGGGCCGTCATGGCGCTCTGGGGCGCTCTTCAGGCCACGCTCCAGTCCGATGTGAAGCGGCTTCTTGCCTACAGCACCGTGAGCCAGCTGGGGTACGTGATGGCGTCTGCGGGAGCGGGAGGAGCGGCGGGAGCGGTGTACCATTCCCTTGCCCACGGGCTGTTCAAGGGGTGCCTGTTTCTGTGTGCGGGGTCGCTGGAGAAGTCCTTCGGCACCCGGGACCTCGGCCTGCTGGAAGGGCGGGGGCGGGAGCTTCGCTGGACCCGTTGGCTGTTCTGGCTGTCGGCGGCGGCCATCATGGGTCTTCCGGGGACGGTGGGGTACGGGAGCAAGATTTTCGTGAAGGAGCCGCTCGGCAGCTGGCCCCTTGCGGGGATTGCGCTGGCCGTGGCGAACGGGGGAACGGTGATGTCCTTCTGCAAGATGGGGTACTATGCCTTCGGCCCCGGAAAGAGGAGCGCCGGTGGACGGTCCGTGAGCGAGAGCGGTTGGATGGTGCTCGGTATGGTTCTGCTGTCGGTGCCCGTGGTGGTGCTGGGGCTGTTCCCCGGCGTGTTGGGGAGGCTGCTCGGCGGGGGAGAGCAGGAGCTGTTCTCCGCGGGGAAGCTGGCGGAGAGCCTCGGGGTGTTCTGTGCTGGTGCGGCGCTCTTTTTTCTTTTCCGGAAGAGGCTGGGGACACTCGGGGAGCTGCCGGATGCGGACCGTCTGACGGACCGCCTGCCCGCGTTTTTTGCCCGAGCGGTGCTCCCGTTCCGGCGCCTCCAGGGGGGCAACCTCCGGGAATATCTTCTGGCCGCGGTTTCCGCGGCCCT of the Aminivibrio pyruvatiphilus genome contains:
- a CDS encoding complex I subunit 5 family protein, coding for MSSPRTGLFSAFLAVLVSGASVLASAGYFSSPEDRRFYSSWTAVFLLTVLGCLFSASWLGYLVFLELSTAALFFLTARKEPRTAFRYLTAQLAGAALLLGGIAGAGGGLAFGPVEGDVRLLFILGLGVKTALPGLHFWLPETHGRAPAPVSALLSGVAVKTGAFGILTALGGVPSPGLVAAGAVMALWGALQATLQSDVKRLLAYSTVSQLGYVMASAGAGGAAGAVYHSLAHGLFKGCLFLCAGSLEKSFGTRDLGLLEGRGRELRWTRWLFWLSAAAIMGLPGTVGYGSKIFVKEPLGSWPLAGIALAVANGGTVMSFCKMGYYAFGPGKRSAGGRSVSESGWMVLGMVLLSVPVVVLGLFPGVLGRLLGGGEQELFSAGKLAESLGVFCAGAALFFLFRKRLGTLGELPDADRLTDRLPAFFARAVLPFRRLQGGNLREYLLAAVSAALLLAVLLF